In the genome of Schistocerca piceifrons isolate TAMUIC-IGC-003096 chromosome X, iqSchPice1.1, whole genome shotgun sequence, one region contains:
- the LOC124721282 gene encoding myosin heavy chain, muscle isoform X18, producing the protein MPGMPKKTEGEDPDPTPYLFVSLEQKRIDQTKPYDAKKACWVPDEKEGYVLGEIKATKGDLVTVTLPGGEEKVLKKDQLSQVNPPKFEKVEDMADLTYLNEAAVLHNLRQRYYCKLIYTYSGLFCVAINPYKRFPVYTNRCAKLYRGKRRNEVPPHIFAISDGAYVNMLTNRENQSMLITGESGAGKTENTKKVISYFATVGASSKKDEQQSSKKGTLEDQVVQTNPVLEAFGNAKTVRNDNSSRFGKFIRIHFGPSGKLAGADIETYLLEKARVISQQPLERSYHIFYQMMSGAVPGLKDICLLSDNIYDYYNVSQGKITIPNVDDGEEMQLTDEAFDVLGFTQEEKNDVYKITAAVMHMGGMKFKQRGREEQAEADGTVEGERVAKLLMTSAEDLYKNLLKPRIKVGNEFVTQGRNKDQVAYSVGAMSKAMFDRLFKWLVKKCNETLDTKQKRQHFIGVLDIAGFEIFDYNGFEQLCINFTNEKLQQFFNHHMFVLEQEEYKAEGINWAFIDFGMDLLACIELIEKPMGILSILEEESMFPKATDKTFEEKLMNNHLGKSPNFMKPKPPKPGQPAAHFAIAHYAGTVSYNITGWLEKNKDPLNDTVVDQFKKSANKLLVEIFADHPGQSGGAEAAGGGKGGRGKKGGGFATVSSSYKEQLNNLMTTLRSTQPHFVRCIIPNELKQPGLIDSHLVMHQLTCNGVLEGIRICRKGFPNRMVYPDFKLRYKILCAHLVKEPMAAEKATQVILDHVNMDAEQYRMGKTKVFFRAGILGQMEELRDERLGKIISWMQAWIRGYLARKEYKKLQEQRVALQVVQRNLRKYLQLRTWPWWKLWQKVKPLLNVTRIEDEIKKLEEKAQKAQEAFEREEKARKEVESLNAKLLEEKTALLAQLEGEKGSLGEVQERANKLQAQKADLESQLRDTQDRLQQEEDARNQLFQSKKKLEQEISGLKKDVEDLELAVQKSEQDKATKDHQIRNLNDEIAHQDELINKLNKEKKNQGDINQKTAEELQAAEDKVNHLNKVKAKLEQTLDELEDSLEREKKLRGDVEKAKRKVEGDLKLTQEAVADLERNKKELEQTIQRKDKEISSLAAKLEDEQSLVSKLQKQIKELQARIEELEEEVEAERQARAKAEKQRADLARELEELGERLEEAGGATSAQIELNKKREAELSKLRRDLEEANIQHEGTLANLRKKHNDAVAEMGEQIDQLNKLKAKAEKDKAQFASELNDLRAGVDHLSNEKAAAEKVAKQLQHQLNEVQGKLDESNRTLNDFDAAKKKLSIENSDLLRQLEEAESQVSQLSKLKISLTTQLEDTKRLADEESRERATLLGKFRNLEHDLDNVREQLEEEAEAKADIQRQLSKANAEAQLWRSKYESEGVARAEELEEAKRKLQARLAEAEETIESLNQKVVALEKTKQRLSTEVEDLQLEVDRATALANAAEKKQKAFDKIIGEWKLKVDDLAAELDASQKECRNYSTELFRLKGAYEEGQEQLEAVRRENKNLADEVKDLLDQIGEGGRNIHEIEKARKRLEAEKDELQAALEEAEAALEQEENKVLRSQLELSQVRQEIDRRIQEKEEEFENTRKNHQRALDSMQASLEAEAKGKAEALRMKKKLEADINELEIALDHANKANAEAQKNIKRYQQQLKDIQTALEEEQRARDDARELLGISERRANALQNELEESRTLLEQADRGRRQAEQELSDAHEQLNELSAQNTSISAAKRKLESELQTLHSDLDELLNEAKNSEEKAKKAMVDAARLADELRAEQDHAQTQEKLRKALEQQIKELQVRLDEAEANALKGGKKAIQKLEQRVRELENELDGEQRRHADAQKNLRKSERRIKELSFQAEEDRKNHERMQDLVDKLQQKIKTYKRQIEEAEEIAALNLAKFRKAQQELEEAEERADLAEQAIAKYRAKGRGGSAARALSPPPHRPAIRPQLDGNAFPPRFDLHPEGEF; encoded by the exons ACCGTGAAAACCAGTCTATGTTGATCAC AGGAGAGTCTGGAGCAGGAAAAACTGAAAACACGAAGAAAGTAATTTCGTACTTCGCCACCGTCGGTGCCAGCTCGAAGAAAGATGAACAGCAGTCTTCGAAGAAG GGCACTCTGGAGGACCAGGTCGTGCAAACTAACCCGGTACTTGAGGCGTTCGGTAACGCCAAGACCGTGCGAAATGACAACTCCTCGCGATTC GGTAAATTCATCAGAATTCACTTCGGTCCTTCTGGAAAACTGGCTGGAGCTGATATTGAAACAT ATCTGCTGGAGAAGGCCCGTGTCATCTCACAGCAGCCCTTGGAGCGTTCATACCACATCTTCTATCAGATGATGTCCGGCGCTGTCCCTGGCCTGAAGG ACATTTGCTTATTGAGCGACAACATCTATGACTACTACAACGTCTCCCAGGGTAAGATTACCATCCCCAACGTCGATGATGGAGAGGAAATGCAGTTGACCGAC GAAGCCTTCGATGTGCTGGGTTTCACCCAAGAGGAGAAGAACGACGTGTACAAGATCACAGCTGCCGTCATGCACATGGGTGGCATGAAATTCAAGCAGCGCGGCCGAGAAGAGCAGGCTGAGGCCGACGGCACAGTT GAAGGTGAGCGCGTCGCCAAGTTGCTGATGACCAGCGCTGAGGACTTGTACAAGAACTTGCTGAAACCAAGGATCAAGGTCGGAAACGAGTTCGTCACCCAGGGTAGGAACAAGGACCAG GTCGCCTACTCCGTAGGTGCCATGTCCAAGGCCATGTTCGACAGGCTGTTCAAGTGGCTTGTGAAGAAGTGTAACGAGACACTGGACACTAAGCAGAAGAGGCAGCACTTCATTGGTGTACTGGATATTGCCGGTTTCGAGATTTTCGAC TACAACGGCTTCGAGCAACTGTGTATAAACTTCACCAACGAGAAACTGCAACAGTTTTTCAACCACCACATGTTTGTGCTGGAGCAGGAAGAGTACAAGGCTGAAGGAATCAACTGGGCGTTCATTGACTTTGGCATGGACTTGCTAGCTTGCATAGAGCTTATAGAGAAG CCTATGGGTATCCTGTCAATCCTGGAGGAAGAGTCTATGTTCCCCAAGGCGACAGACAAGACCTTTGAGGAGAAGCTGATGAACAACCACTTGGGCAAGTCTCCCAACTTCATGAAGCCGAAGCCGCCAAAGCCCGGTCAGCCCGCTGCCCACTTTGCCATTGCTCACTACGCCGGAACG GTGTCCTACAACATCACAGGGTGGCTTGAGAAGAACAAGGACCCCCTGAACGACACCGTCGTCGACCAGTTCAAGAAATCCGCTAACAAGCTGCTGGTAGAGATTTTCGCCGACCATCCTGGACAGTCTGGCGGTGCTGAAGCCGCTGGTGGTGGCAAGG GTGGACGTGGAAAGAAGGGTGGTGGTTTCGCCACCGTGTCTTCGTCCTACAAG GAGCAACTGAACAACTTGATGACCACCCTGAGGAGCACGCAGCCTCACTTCGTGCGTTGTATCATCCCCAACGAGTTGAAGCAGCCAG GTCTGATTGACTCTCACCTGGTAATGCACCAGCTCACCTGTAACGGTGTACTTGAGGGTATCCGTATTTGCCGAAAGGGATTCCCCAACAGGATGGTCTATCCTGACTTCAAGCTCCG ATACAAAATCCTCTGCGCACATCTTGTCAAAGAGCCAATGGCAGCCGAGAAGGCGACGCAAGTCATCCTGGACCACGTGAATATGGACGCTGAGCAGTATCGAATGGGTAAAACAAAG GTGTTCTTCAGAGCTGGAATCCTGGGTCAGATGGAAGAGTTGCGAGACGAGCGTCTTGGCAAGATCATCAGTTGGATGCAGGCCTGGATCAGAGGTTACCTGGCAAGGAAGGAGTACAAGAAGCTCCAGGAACAGAG aGTGGCCCTCCAAGTGGTACAGCGCAACCTGCGCAAGTACCTGCAGCTCCGCACCTGGCCATGGTGGAAGTTGTGGCAGAAGGTCAAGCCTCTGCTCAACGTCACGCGCATAGAGGATGAGATTAAG AAACTCGAGGAGAAAGCACAGAAGGCACAGGAGGCCTTCGAGCGGGAAGAGAAGGCGCGCAAGGAAGTTGAGTCCCTCAACGCCAAGCTGCTGGAGGAGAAGACGGCGCTACTCGCCCAGCTGGAAGGAGAGAAGGGCTCTCTGGGTGAGGTCCAGGAGCGCGCCAACAAGCTGCAGGCCCAGAAGGCGGACCTCGAGTCTCAGCTCAGG GACACACAAGACCGTCTCCAGCAGGAGGAAGATGCACGCAACCAGCTCTTCCAGTCCAAGAAGAAGCTCGAGCAGGAGATCTCTGGCCTCAAGAAGGATGTCGAGGACCTCGAACTCGCCGTCCAAAAG TCTGAGCAAGACAAGGCCACCAAGGACCACCAGATCCGCAACCTCAACGACGAGATCGCCCACCAGGACGAGCtgatcaacaagctgaacaaggagAAGAAGAACCAGGGCGACATCAACCAGAAGACTGCTGAGGAGTTGCAG GCTGCTGAAGACAAGGTGAACCACTTGAACAAGGTGAAGGCCAAGCTCGAGCAGACGCTGGACGAACTGGAGGACTCTCTGGAGCGTGAGAAGAAACTTCG TGGCGACGTTGAGAAGGCCAAGCGAAAGGTTGAGGGTGACCTGAAGCTGACCCAGGAAGCCGTGGCCGACCTCGAGCGTAACAAGAAGGAACTCGAGCAGACCATCCAGCGCAAGGACAAGGAGATCTCGTCGTTGGCTGCTAAGCTCGAAGATGAACAGTCTCTCGTGTCCAAACTGCAGAAACAGATCAAGGAACTGCAG GCCCGCATCGAGGAGCTCGAGGAAGAAGTCGAAGCTGAACGCCAAGCGAGAGCTAAG GCTGAGAAGCAGCGCGCCGACCTGGCCCGAGAACTGGAGGAGCTGGGAGAACGCCTCGAGGAAGCCGGCGGTGCCACCTCCGCGCAGATCGAGCTCAACAAGAAGCGCGAAGCCGAGCTGAGCAAGCTGCGCCGCGACCTGGAGGAGGCCAACATCCAGCACGAGGGCACGCTCGCCAACCTGCGCAAGAAGCACAACGACGCCGTCGCCGAGATGGGAGAGCAGATCGACCAGCTCAACAAGCTCAAGGCCAA AGCCGAAAAGGACAAAGCTCAGTTCGCCTCAGAGCTGAACGACCTACGAGCGGGAGTCGACCACTTGTCCAACGAGAAG GCCGCCGCAGAGAAGGTTGCCAAGCAACTGCAGCACCAGCTCAACGAAGTCCAGGGCAAGCTGGACGAATCCAACCGCACGCTCAACGACTTCGATGCCGCCAAGAAGAAGCTGTCCATCGAGAACTCCGACCTCCTGCGACAGTTGGAGGAAGCCGAGTCGCAGGTGTCGCAGCTGAGCAAGCTGAAGatctcgctcaccacgcagctcgAGGACACCAAGCGTCTGGCGGACGAGGAATCTAGG GAGCGCGCTACACTGCTGGGCAAGTTCCGCAACCTGGAGCACGACCTGGACAACGTACGCGAGCAGCTGGAAGAGGAAGCCGAAGCCAAGGCTGACATCCAGAGGCAGCTGTCCAAGGCCAACGCCGAGGCACAACTGTGGCGCTCCAAGTACGAGTCCGAAGGTGTGGCTCGCGCCGAAGAGCTCGAGGAAGCCAA GCGTAAGCTGCAGGCCCGTCTTGCTGAGGCCGAGGAGACCATCGAGTCACTGAACCAGAAGGTCGTCGCTCTCGAGAAGACCAAGCAGCGTCTGTCCACTGAGGTCGAAGACCTGCAACTGGAGGTCGACCGCGCTACTGCCCTGGCCAACGCCGCCGAGAAGAAGCAGAAGGCCTTCGACAAGATCATTGGCGAATGGAAGCTCAAGGTCGATGACTTGGCTGCCGAGCTGGACGCCAGCCAGAAGGAATGCCGCAACTACTCGACCGAACTCTTCCGTCTCAAGGGAGCGTACGAGGAGGGCCAGGAGCAGCTGGAGGCAGTGCGTCGCGAGAACAAGAACTTGGCCG ACGAGGTGAAAGATCTGCTGGACCAGATCGGCGAGGGTGGCCGCAACATTCACGAGATCGAGAAGGCAAGGAAGCGACTGGAGGCCGAGAAGGACGAGCTGCAGGCAGCTCTGGAGGAGGCCGAAGCCGCCCTGGAGCAGGAGGAGAACAAGGTGCTGCGCTCGCAGCTGGAACTGTCGCAGGTGCGCCAAGAGATCGACCGCCGCATCCAGGAGAAGGAGGAAGAATTCGAGAACACAAG GAAGAACCACCAGCGTGCTCTCGACTCCATGCAAGCCAGCTTGGAGGCTGAAGCAAAGGGCAAGGCTGAAGCTCTGCGTATGAAGAAGAAGCTCGAGGCCGACATCAATGAGCTGGAGATTGCTCTGGACCACGCCAACAAG GCCAACGCTGAGGCGCAGAAGAACATCAAGAGATACCAGCAGCAGCTGAAGGACATCCAGACCGCCCTGGAGGAGGAGCAGCGAGCCCGCGACGACGCCAGGGAGCTGCTGGGCATCTCTGAGAGGCGCGCCAATGCGCTGCAGAACGAGCTGGAAGAGTCACGCACTCTGCTGGAGCAGGCCGACCGCGGCCGCCGACAGGCCGAACAGGAGCTCAGCGACGCGCACGAGCAGCTCAACGAGCTGTCCGCGCAGAACACCTCCATCTCCGCCGCCAAGCGCAAGCTCGAGTCCGAGCTGCAGACCCTGCAC TCTGACCTGGACGAGCTGCTGAACGAGGCCAAGAACTCCGAGGAGAAGGCGAAGAAGGCGATGGTGGACGCAGCGCGATTGGCTGACGAGCTCCGTGCCGAACAGGACCACGCGCAGACGCAGGAGAAGCTGAGGAAAGCCCTCGAGCAGCAGATCAAGGAACTCCAG GTACGATTGGACGAAGCCGAGGCGAACGCTCTCAAGGGTGGCAAGAAGGCAATCCAGAAACTGGAACAGCGCGTACGGGAACTGGAGAACGAACTGGACGGCGAACAGAGGAGGCACGCGGACGCACAGAAGAACCTGCGCAAGAGCGAGCGCCGCATCAAGGAGCTCAGCTTCCAGGCAGAGGAGGACCGCAAGAACCACGAGCGCATGCAGGACCTGGTCGACAAGCTGCAGCAGAAGATCAAGACCTACAAGAGGCAGATAGAAGAAGCC GAGGAGATTGCAGCCCTGAACTTGGCCAAGTTCCGCAAGGCACAGCAGGAACTGGAGGAAGCGGAAGAGCGCGCAGACTTGGCTGAGCAGGCCATCGCTAAGTACCGTGCCAAGGGCCGCGGGGGTTCCGCCGCTCGTGCACTCAGCCCACCC CCACACCGGCCCGCCATCAGGCCGCAACTGGATGGCAACGCCTTCCCACCACGATTCGACCTCCATCCTGAAGGCGAATTCTAA
- the LOC124721282 gene encoding myosin heavy chain, muscle isoform X16 produces MPGMPKKTEGEDPDPTPYLFVSLEQKRIDQTKPYDAKKACWVPDEKEGYVLGEIKATKGDLVTVTLPGGEEKNFKKEQVSQVNPPKYEKCEDMSNLTYLNDASVLHNLKQRYYHKLIYTYSGLFCVAINPYKRFPVYTNRCAKLYRGKRRNEVPPHIFAISDGAYVNMLTNRENQSMLITGESGAGKTENTKKVISYFATVGASSKKDEQQSSKKGTLEDQVVQTNPVLEAFGNAKTVRNDNSSRFGKFIRIHFGPSGKLAGADIETYLLEKARVISQQPLERSYHIFYQMMSGAVPGLKDICLLSDNIYDYYNVSQGKITIPNVDDGEEMQLTDEAFDVLGFTQEEKNDVYKITAAVMHMGGMKFKQRGREEQAEADGTVEGERVAKLLMTSAEDLYKNLLKPRIKVGNEFVTQGRNKDQVAYSVGAMSKAMFDRLFKWLVKKCNETLDTKQKRQHFIGVLDIAGFEIFDYNGFEQLCINFTNEKLQQFFNHHMFVLEQEEYKAEGINWAFIDFGMDLLACIELIEKPMGILSILEEESMFPKATDKTFEEKLMNNHLGKSPNFMKPKPPKPGQPAAHFAIAHYAGTVSYNITGWLEKNKDPLNDTVVDQFKKSANKLLVEIFADHPGQSGGAEAAGGGKGGRGKKGGGFATVSSSYKEQLNNLMTTLRSTQPHFVRCIIPNELKQPGLIDSHLVMHQLTCNGVLEGIRICRKGFPNRMVYPDFKLRYMILAPAIMQAEKEPKNAAAKCLESVGLDPDSYRIGHTKVFFRAGILGQMEELRDERLGKIISWMQAWIRGYLARKEYKKLQEQRVALQVVQRNLRKYLQLRTWPWWKLWQKVKPLLNVTRIEDEIKKLEEKAQKAQEAFEREEKARKEVESLNAKLLEEKTALLAQLEGEKGSLGEVQERANKLQAQKADLESQLRDTQDRLQQEEDARNQLFQSKKKLEQEISGLKKDVEDLELAVQKSEQDKATKDHQIRNLNDEIAHQDELINKLNKEKKNQGDINQKTAEELQAAEDKVNHLNKVKAKLEQTLDELEDSLEREKKLRGDVEKAKRKVEGDLKLTQEAVADLERNKKELEQTIQRKDKEISSLAAKLEDEQSLVSKLQKQIKELQARIEELEEEVEAERQARAKAEKQRADLARELEELGERLEEAGGATSAQIELNKKREAELSKLRRDLEEANIQHEGTLANLRKKHNDAVAEMGEQIDQLNKLKAKAEHDRSAAINELNNVRGAIDGLARDKAAAEKVAKQLQHQLNEVQGKLDESNRTLNDFDAAKKKLSIENSDLLRQLEEAESQVSQLSKLKISLTTQLEDTKRLADEESRERATLLGKFRNLEHDLDNVREQLEEEAEAKADIQRQLSKANAEAQLWRSKYESEGVARAEELEEAKRKLQARLAEAEETIESLNQKVVALEKTKQRLSTEVEDLQLEVDRATALANAAEKKQKAFDKIIGEWKLKVDDLAAELDASQKECRNYSTELFRLKGAYEEGQEQLEAVRRENKNLADEVKDLLDQIGEGGRNIHEIEKARKRLEAEKDELQAALEEAEAALEQEENKVLRSQLELSQVRQEIDRRIQEKEEEFENTRKNHQRALDSMQASLEAEAKGKAEALRMKKKLEADINELEIALDHANKANAEAQKNIKRYQQQLKDIQTALEEEQRARDDARELLGISERRANALQNELEESRTLLEQADRGRRQAEQELSDAHEQLNELSAQNTSISAAKRKLESELQTLHSDLDELLNEAKNSEEKAKKAMVDAARLADELRAEQDHAQTQEKLRKALEQQIKELQVRLDEAEANALKGGKKAIQKLEQRVRELENELDGEQRRHADAQKNLRKSERRIKELSFQAEEDRKNHERMQDLVDKLQQKIKTYKRQIEEAEEIAALNLAKFRKAQQELEEAEERADLAEQAIAKYRAKGRGGSAARALSPPPHRPAIRPQLDGNAFPPRFDLHPEGEF; encoded by the exons ACCGTGAAAACCAGTCTATGTTGATCAC AGGAGAGTCTGGAGCAGGAAAAACTGAAAACACGAAGAAAGTAATTTCGTACTTCGCCACCGTCGGTGCCAGCTCGAAGAAAGATGAACAGCAGTCTTCGAAGAAG GGCACTCTGGAGGACCAGGTCGTGCAAACTAACCCGGTACTTGAGGCGTTCGGTAACGCCAAGACCGTGCGAAATGACAACTCCTCGCGATTC GGTAAATTCATCAGAATTCACTTCGGTCCTTCTGGAAAACTGGCTGGAGCTGATATTGAAACAT ATCTGCTGGAGAAGGCCCGTGTCATCTCACAGCAGCCCTTGGAGCGTTCATACCACATCTTCTATCAGATGATGTCCGGCGCTGTCCCTGGCCTGAAGG ACATTTGCTTATTGAGCGACAACATCTATGACTACTACAACGTCTCCCAGGGTAAGATTACCATCCCCAACGTCGATGATGGAGAGGAAATGCAGTTGACCGAC GAAGCCTTCGATGTGCTGGGTTTCACCCAAGAGGAGAAGAACGACGTGTACAAGATCACAGCTGCCGTCATGCACATGGGTGGCATGAAATTCAAGCAGCGCGGCCGAGAAGAGCAGGCTGAGGCCGACGGCACAGTT GAAGGTGAGCGCGTCGCCAAGTTGCTGATGACCAGCGCTGAGGACTTGTACAAGAACTTGCTGAAACCAAGGATCAAGGTCGGAAACGAGTTCGTCACCCAGGGTAGGAACAAGGACCAG GTCGCCTACTCCGTAGGTGCCATGTCCAAGGCCATGTTCGACAGGCTGTTCAAGTGGCTTGTGAAGAAGTGTAACGAGACACTGGACACTAAGCAGAAGAGGCAGCACTTCATTGGTGTACTGGATATTGCCGGTTTCGAGATTTTCGAC TACAACGGCTTCGAGCAACTGTGTATAAACTTCACCAACGAGAAACTGCAACAGTTTTTCAACCACCACATGTTTGTGCTGGAGCAGGAAGAGTACAAGGCTGAAGGAATCAACTGGGCGTTCATTGACTTTGGCATGGACTTGCTAGCTTGCATAGAGCTTATAGAGAAG CCTATGGGTATCCTGTCAATCCTGGAGGAAGAGTCTATGTTCCCCAAGGCGACAGACAAGACCTTTGAGGAGAAGCTGATGAACAACCACTTGGGCAAGTCTCCCAACTTCATGAAGCCGAAGCCGCCAAAGCCCGGTCAGCCCGCTGCCCACTTTGCCATTGCTCACTACGCCGGAACG GTGTCCTACAACATCACAGGGTGGCTTGAGAAGAACAAGGACCCCCTGAACGACACCGTCGTCGACCAGTTCAAGAAATCCGCTAACAAGCTGCTGGTAGAGATTTTCGCCGACCATCCTGGACAGTCTGGCGGTGCTGAAGCCGCTGGTGGTGGCAAGG GTGGACGTGGAAAGAAGGGTGGTGGTTTCGCCACCGTGTCTTCGTCCTACAAG GAGCAACTGAACAACTTGATGACCACCCTGAGGAGCACGCAGCCTCACTTCGTGCGTTGTATCATCCCCAACGAGTTGAAGCAGCCAG GTCTGATTGACTCTCACCTGGTAATGCACCAGCTCACCTGTAACGGTGTACTTGAGGGTATCCGTATTTGCCGAAAGGGATTCCCCAACAGGATGGTCTATCCTGACTTCAAGCTCCG CTATATGATTCTTGCCCCTGCCATCATGCAGGCTGAGAAGGAACCCAAGAACGCTGCTGCTAAGTGTTTGGAATCAGTCGGTCTTGACCCCGACAGTTACCGTATTGGACACACCAAG GTGTTCTTCAGAGCTGGAATCCTGGGTCAGATGGAAGAGTTGCGAGACGAGCGTCTTGGCAAGATCATCAGTTGGATGCAGGCCTGGATCAGAGGTTACCTGGCAAGGAAGGAGTACAAGAAGCTCCAGGAACAGAG aGTGGCCCTCCAAGTGGTACAGCGCAACCTGCGCAAGTACCTGCAGCTCCGCACCTGGCCATGGTGGAAGTTGTGGCAGAAGGTCAAGCCTCTGCTCAACGTCACGCGCATAGAGGATGAGATTAAG AAACTCGAGGAGAAAGCACAGAAGGCACAGGAGGCCTTCGAGCGGGAAGAGAAGGCGCGCAAGGAAGTTGAGTCCCTCAACGCCAAGCTGCTGGAGGAGAAGACGGCGCTACTCGCCCAGCTGGAAGGAGAGAAGGGCTCTCTGGGTGAGGTCCAGGAGCGCGCCAACAAGCTGCAGGCCCAGAAGGCGGACCTCGAGTCTCAGCTCAGG GACACACAAGACCGTCTCCAGCAGGAGGAAGATGCACGCAACCAGCTCTTCCAGTCCAAGAAGAAGCTCGAGCAGGAGATCTCTGGCCTCAAGAAGGATGTCGAGGACCTCGAACTCGCCGTCCAAAAG TCTGAGCAAGACAAGGCCACCAAGGACCACCAGATCCGCAACCTCAACGACGAGATCGCCCACCAGGACGAGCtgatcaacaagctgaacaaggagAAGAAGAACCAGGGCGACATCAACCAGAAGACTGCTGAGGAGTTGCAG GCTGCTGAAGACAAGGTGAACCACTTGAACAAGGTGAAGGCCAAGCTCGAGCAGACGCTGGACGAACTGGAGGACTCTCTGGAGCGTGAGAAGAAACTTCG TGGCGACGTTGAGAAGGCCAAGCGAAAGGTTGAGGGTGACCTGAAGCTGACCCAGGAAGCCGTGGCCGACCTCGAGCGTAACAAGAAGGAACTCGAGCAGACCATCCAGCGCAAGGACAAGGAGATCTCGTCGTTGGCTGCTAAGCTCGAAGATGAACAGTCTCTCGTGTCCAAACTGCAGAAACAGATCAAGGAACTGCAG GCCCGCATCGAGGAGCTCGAGGAAGAAGTCGAAGCTGAACGCCAAGCGAGAGCTAAG GCTGAGAAGCAGCGCGCCGACCTGGCCCGAGAACTGGAGGAGCTGGGAGAACGCCTCGAGGAAGCCGGCGGTGCCACCTCCGCGCAGATCGAGCTCAACAAGAAGCGCGAAGCCGAGCTGAGCAAGCTGCGCCGCGACCTGGAGGAGGCCAACATCCAGCACGAGGGCACGCTCGCCAACCTGCGCAAGAAGCACAACGACGCCGTCGCCGAGATGGGAGAGCAGATCGACCAGCTCAACAAGCTCAAGGCCAA GGCTGAGCATGACCGCTCTGCAGCTATCAATGAGCTGAACAACGTGCGCGGCGCCATTGACGGCTTGGCCCGTGACAAG GCCGCCGCAGAGAAGGTTGCCAAGCAACTGCAGCACCAGCTCAACGAAGTCCAGGGCAAGCTGGACGAATCCAACCGCACGCTCAACGACTTCGATGCCGCCAAGAAGAAGCTGTCCATCGAGAACTCCGACCTCCTGCGACAGTTGGAGGAAGCCGAGTCGCAGGTGTCGCAGCTGAGCAAGCTGAAGatctcgctcaccacgcagctcgAGGACACCAAGCGTCTGGCGGACGAGGAATCTAGG GAGCGCGCTACACTGCTGGGCAAGTTCCGCAACCTGGAGCACGACCTGGACAACGTACGCGAGCAGCTGGAAGAGGAAGCCGAAGCCAAGGCTGACATCCAGAGGCAGCTGTCCAAGGCCAACGCCGAGGCACAACTGTGGCGCTCCAAGTACGAGTCCGAAGGTGTGGCTCGCGCCGAAGAGCTCGAGGAAGCCAA GCGTAAGCTGCAGGCCCGTCTTGCTGAGGCCGAGGAGACCATCGAGTCACTGAACCAGAAGGTCGTCGCTCTCGAGAAGACCAAGCAGCGTCTGTCCACTGAGGTCGAAGACCTGCAACTGGAGGTCGACCGCGCTACTGCCCTGGCCAACGCCGCCGAGAAGAAGCAGAAGGCCTTCGACAAGATCATTGGCGAATGGAAGCTCAAGGTCGATGACTTGGCTGCCGAGCTGGACGCCAGCCAGAAGGAATGCCGCAACTACTCGACCGAACTCTTCCGTCTCAAGGGAGCGTACGAGGAGGGCCAGGAGCAGCTGGAGGCAGTGCGTCGCGAGAACAAGAACTTGGCCG ACGAGGTGAAAGATCTGCTGGACCAGATCGGCGAGGGTGGCCGCAACATTCACGAGATCGAGAAGGCAAGGAAGCGACTGGAGGCCGAGAAGGACGAGCTGCAGGCAGCTCTGGAGGAGGCCGAAGCCGCCCTGGAGCAGGAGGAGAACAAGGTGCTGCGCTCGCAGCTGGAACTGTCGCAGGTGCGCCAAGAGATCGACCGCCGCATCCAGGAGAAGGAGGAAGAATTCGAGAACACAAG GAAGAACCACCAGCGTGCTCTCGACTCCATGCAAGCCAGCTTGGAGGCTGAAGCAAAGGGCAAGGCTGAAGCTCTGCGTATGAAGAAGAAGCTCGAGGCCGACATCAATGAGCTGGAGATTGCTCTGGACCACGCCAACAAG GCCAACGCTGAGGCGCAGAAGAACATCAAGAGATACCAGCAGCAGCTGAAGGACATCCAGACCGCCCTGGAGGAGGAGCAGCGAGCCCGCGACGACGCCAGGGAGCTGCTGGGCATCTCTGAGAGGCGCGCCAATGCGCTGCAGAACGAGCTGGAAGAGTCACGCACTCTGCTGGAGCAGGCCGACCGCGGCCGCCGACAGGCCGAACAGGAGCTCAGCGACGCGCACGAGCAGCTCAACGAGCTGTCCGCGCAGAACACCTCCATCTCCGCCGCCAAGCGCAAGCTCGAGTCCGAGCTGCAGACCCTGCAC TCTGACCTGGACGAGCTGCTGAACGAGGCCAAGAACTCCGAGGAGAAGGCGAAGAAGGCGATGGTGGACGCAGCGCGATTGGCTGACGAGCTCCGTGCCGAACAGGACCACGCGCAGACGCAGGAGAAGCTGAGGAAAGCCCTCGAGCAGCAGATCAAGGAACTCCAG GTACGATTGGACGAAGCCGAGGCGAACGCTCTCAAGGGTGGCAAGAAGGCAATCCAGAAACTGGAACAGCGCGTACGGGAACTGGAGAACGAACTGGACGGCGAACAGAGGAGGCACGCGGACGCACAGAAGAACCTGCGCAAGAGCGAGCGCCGCATCAAGGAGCTCAGCTTCCAGGCAGAGGAGGACCGCAAGAACCACGAGCGCATGCAGGACCTGGTCGACAAGCTGCAGCAGAAGATCAAGACCTACAAGAGGCAGATAGAAGAAGCC GAGGAGATTGCAGCCCTGAACTTGGCCAAGTTCCGCAAGGCACAGCAGGAACTGGAGGAAGCGGAAGAGCGCGCAGACTTGGCTGAGCAGGCCATCGCTAAGTACCGTGCCAAGGGCCGCGGGGGTTCCGCCGCTCGTGCACTCAGCCCACCC CCACACCGGCCCGCCATCAGGCCGCAACTGGATGGCAACGCCTTCCCACCACGATTCGACCTCCATCCTGAAGGCGAATTCTAA